TTCCCTAAGTACTTTTTCTGCAATGTTCTCATAAAACTCAACCAAAAGTACTTTTGACTGGGCATTTGCCAGAAATGCCTGTTTTACCTGAGGAATCTCACCTGCGTTCAGCCGTTTTACACATGCCTCATTTACCTGGGCCTGGATGGCCAGGGCCACAGGCGCATAGACAAGGCCGTGGAGTACATCCAGGGCTTCATGGCCCTGAACCTGCATGCCTCCGGAATAACTTTCTTTCACTAACTTTTCAATATAACATGCCTTTCCTACGATAATGCCTACGCCTTCCGGGCCCAACAGCTTAAATGAGGAAAAACAGGAAAGGTCCGCGCCGCACTGGATGCCGATCCGGCTCACTTTCATGGCGGCATAGTTATCATCGGTTAATATGGGAATATCAATGCATTCCTTAATTGTTTCTATTACCTGGGCTATGTCATAACTGTCATCCGGCTTTTGCCTTGTGTATTGGATGAGAGCGCCTTTAATATCATTGTTTTCTTTTATCACCCGGCGAATATCGTCCGGATCATTATAATCGGCCTCTACAGTCGGAATGTATAACATTTCCAGAGATGTGGCAGTCGTGCTGTAAACAGGCGCCTTGTGTACCAGGATTTTTTCAGCTGGTTTTAATATGCTGTGGAGTCCCATTCTTATAGCTCCGCTTCCGGCTCCTCTTACCAGGATACAAGCTTCCCCATCAAACAGATCCGCAATCACCCGTTCCGTTTTTTGTGTGGTTAACGGCTTATTAAGCCCCGGAACAACCCCTAAATCTCCACGATTTAAAATCTCGCGGCCGCTGAATGATTTTGTGATACAATCAATTACTTTAAACTGCAGTCTGGCGGCCTCCTCTACTGAGATGCTGGATAACGGATAGGTCTGCATTTTATCTTCCTCCTTATTTCAAAATCCGGTCCGGATTATTAATCAGCAGCATATCGATTTGTTCCTCGGATAATCCATAATCCCGAAGCATGGGAAGAAAGGTTTCAAACAGATAAGCATAACCCAAACCTCCCCATGCCTTTAAATGAGATTTTCTGGTAATATCCATAGATAAAACCACCTGCCCCAGGTAACCTTCTCTTGCGATTCGCTTTAATGTTTCTGCACGGAACCGGTCTGGACAGTAATTATTTTTTCCTACAGTATCGAATCCGATATTGACGCCTTCCTTCAGAACAGAAAGAATGTAATCTGTGTCCTGGGAAAGGTCTAAATGGCCGATAATAATCTTTTCCGGCCGTATCCCGGCATTTTTTAAATATATGGCCTGTTCCAAAGCCATTGTTCCAAGGGTTGTATGGGTAGTTACTACGGAACCGGTGCGCACCGCTGCCAAAGCCATGGAATGAAACACCTTTTTTTCCATATCCGTCATGGTGCTTTTGCTGGTTCCAAACTCTCCTATGACCCTAGCTTTGATGCCGGAATCCCCTATTCCTTCCGTCAATTCCTTCTCTGCCAGCTTGGCAAGTTCTGTTTCCGACATGGAATACACAAAATCCGGAAGAAACGGCTCTTTATAAAAACCGGTCGACTGCAGGATCCGGATGCCGGTGGCTTTTTCCATACGGCTCACGTATTCCGGATTCCTTCCCATCCCCATATTCGTCACATCCAGAATGCGCCTGACTCCTAGCTGATACAAACAGCGAAGCTCGCTTTTCGATTCCTCAAAACAGTCCAGACGGCAATCCTGGTCTTTTTTTACCCCGGATAAGTCTATGGTAATGTGTTCATGCATCAAAGTATAACCTTTTTCCATGTTTTGTCTCCTAATGATTCAAGGGGATATGCCTGCATATCCAGTTGATACCCGGTAAAGCGGGGCACGCTGTTCATAAACTCAAGGTTGTAAGACGTTTTTCTTTTAACCTTTGCCTTCAAGGGACAAAGGGGGAAGTTACTCTCACATTTGGCCCGTCGTTTCTCCACTAGAAATACATATCAAGATTCATAAAGTACCGCTCGATCAGCTGGGATCTTTTACAGACCAGCAATCTTGCCTTTCGGAACATTGCTTCAATGTCCTCCTTTTTACTTTCACAGATCAGAACGATACAGCGCCCCAATTCACTGGAAGGAACGGTCAGTGCGGATTTTCCACACATATTGACCACCCGCATCAGACCTTTTCCTGAAAGAGCCTGGCATTTTTCTGTTTCCTTATCAAAATGGCCGTAAATGCTGTCTCCCATGTCATTTACATCCACTGGTCCTTCCCTTGAGATCAGGATGGTTCCCGGCCTTATGATTCCGTTTAAGTATTGGATCAAAGGTTTCCGGCCCCCATAAATATCCGGCTGGCCATCGTTTGGTACCTCTTTCCATTCCCAATCGGTATTCTTATCATCGGAATCCTCTGTCAGGCTTATTCCAAGCAATGGGTCCAAAACCTGTTCCAGGGTCTTTAAATCTCTGGTAATGGCGCCAATGCTGGGGGAAAATATGATTCCATCAGTGGAAGCTTTGGAATGCTGCCTCATATGATCCTGCTCGATTAACGGAGAGATAAATCCATAAAGATTGAGCGCAGCGGCAGGTGCCAGTACACTGCCGCCGCCGTCTGTTCCGATTCCGGCATCATTGATTCCATAGAATACATTGAGGGCCGTACCGCTGCTGGAGCCGGTCATCCATTTTCCTGTAATGGGATTGATAAGCTGTAAATCCACCGCTCTTCCGCCTAAAGCCATTTTATCGGCGGTATGAAATAAAAAGCCATTTTCATTAAGACGTTCTTTTAGTTTCCCGGGAATGACCGGAGTATCCTTGATACCGGTATACCAGGCAAATCCATGTTTTTTCTGAGTTGGAGCAACCAGGTCAATGACGCAGGGATTTACCTGGTTTACAGTGCAATAAGGATTTTTAAGTGCCAAAAATGTTTTCTTTGCATATGTTTCAAGTCTTTCCATATCAATTCCCAGCTACTTCGCCACCGGGACTGCAATGAGACCGATTATGAGAAGCAGGTTCAGCAGCACTCCGAAAACGATACAGGCCACAGGACCAACCGCAAGGTCAACAATCGGTTTTTTCGCTTTCTTATTTAACAGGAAGGCCCCGATTACAAACAGTGCTCCGATTCCAGTGTACCCGGAAGAGGAAACAGCCATTTTTTCAGCAGCAACGATACCGCCTGCAAGCAAAGAAATTTCCAGAACCTTGTTCATGGATGTTCTCACATACTCTCCCATATCTTTGACTCCTGGGAATTTATCCATATATTTTGCAAAAATGTTGATCAGGAAAATCTCTGCCACCATGACTGCAAATCCGAGTACAAAGGCAAAAAGCGGGTTTCCATGGAGGAACAGTCCGACTACAAATACAAAGGTACAGCCAGCCGCACCGTACACACCTGTCACAATGGCTGTAGTAAATACCAGAGGTATGAAACCAATGGCTCTTGCAAGTGCGGTTAATCCGGCGTTGCTGTATTCCTGGTTGGCTAAAAGGGCAAGGGAAGCGGGATCGCCGGCGATAATGGCAAGGCTGGTTCCGGATGCGATCAGACCGCCCATAACAGCCAACAACAGCCAGTTTTTACGAATTCGTAAAATGTTGCCCTCAAAGCCCTTGGTCAGCCCTTCATTGGTATGCTCCGTTCCTTTCTGCTGAGCAGCATAAACGATCATCATAATCATACCTGCAAGCATTGCCATACCTTCTGCATTTAAAGAAACCTTGCCTGCCCCAATAGGAAAGGTACCGAATTTTTTTACAAGGAAATATACAAGTAAGGTTACAATTGCGGCGGTCAATCCTTTTTTAAAGCCGTGCTGATAAGCGATGCCCACTGCCGGGAATATGGCAAATGCAACTGTTATATAGCCGGAAACGCTTCCTAAGTCACTGGTGAAGTTATATGGCATATAGCTGAACAGTTTTACAACAAACTCAAGACCGGCCAGAATCGCCAGGCCGTAAGCGGCTCCAATGGCAGCGGAAAGGATCATCCCGTTCCTGCTGTTATTACAGAAAGATCCGATGATATCAGTAGTTAACAGCAGGCAGTGGATCAAAATAATGCTTGCTGCAATGGAGGTCGGTATACCAAAACCAATGACCAGGCCGAAACTGATGGCAAAGCTCATGGCCGCCAATTCTTTTCGGTTAATCTCGCCGTTAAAATACTGCCCTACAATTGGCCGGAAACCGTCATTAAATACTGCAATCCCCTGATTGGATAAAACGGAAGCCAGCGCCCCGATTAATGCAATAACTATGTATTTCATACCTATGAAACCTCCTCTTTCTCAATGATTGCCTGAAGCAAAACCGGAAGGACCTCTTCTTTGTGCTGTGCTGTAAATCCAAATGCTTTTTTCCCCTTTTGTACCTCTTCCCTGATAAAATCTCCGCTCTTTATCATTCCAGGCATGGAAATCGTAGAACAGAGCCCGGAACCCAGCATGGCCATAGCCATAGCCAGCGCTCCGCCGCCGCCAGTATTACAGGCACCTACATAATAATCATACTTTCCGTTTTTCACGCCCAGTGCAGCATCCAGATCCCCCTTGATCTCGATTTCTGCCCGGCCGTTCATCTGCAGGGATACCAGTCTGGCAATTTCTTCCTTGTCAATCTGACCACCAACCACAATCTTCATTGCTTCTATCCTCCTTTTATCCTTGTATCATTTCTTAAAAAGACCATTAGGTCCTGATACCTTATTATGAAAGCAGATTGCATAGATGAACAGTCAGGAAATTCCGTTCTGCTTCCGGGAACTGGATATCTGTTTCCTTTAACAGTTCCTCTTTTAACACTTCCGCTCTTTGGTAAACCGGCTCCTTTTTTATTCCATCGAGGAGCGTATTATCCAGAGGGTGTTCCACAACCCCGTCTAAAACTCTTTGTCCTGCCATGGCCAGATGGGTAATGAACATTGCCGCCTTATCTTCCTCTGTGTCAGGTTTTTCTTCCAGGATCCGTTCCACTGCTTTTCTGGAATAATCCGCAACCTTTTTGCAAATCACATGATTATCCTCCAGAATGTCCAGACGCTGGTTTAACATATCTCTTAAATCCATTGGATTCCCTCCCAGTTTCAATATACATTATTTTGTACTTTGCTTCAAAAAAGACAACTTTTAAAAATATGGTTCTCTTTTTTTCTCCCTTACCTCCCGGATGATCTCCACAACCTTCGGTACACTGACATACTTTTCTAACAGTGCCTTTAGATATTCATCCTCCTTTCTTATAACCATTACAGCTGTTGAAAACAGGTTGTTATAATCGGATTCGTCTAAGAAAACTACGTTCAGCGATTTGTACTTATGCTCCAGAATATCATCATAGTTCCATACACCTGCATCTATGATACCATCCATCAAGGCGCCTACGGTCTGCTGGGTCCGGATTGGGACCAGAGTAACCTTTTTGCCGTGTATAATATTTTTAGTAATGCAGCTCTGGTCAATGGAGCTGCTGTCATATGCTACCCGCATGCCATCCTGAATGCTTTCATATTTGGAATCCCCTAAAAGAAGCACATGCCTGGAAAGAAAGCTGCCCGGCCCAAAATTAATTGCCGCTTCAATCTGCTTTCCTTCTCTTATGGATTGTTCCGCCGCATACTGGGAGCAGATAGCAAACTGGTAGGTTCCTGATTCCACCAGATCAATACGTCCTACTGCACCTCTGGCGTAAGCCATATTAAAGTTAAGCGGTGCAAACTGGGTATACATGGCAGTGGCGAAACCTTCATAAGTCACGGAATAAGGAAGGGGCATGATCCCTAGAATATCTTTGCGCATACAGTTTTCCTGCAGCTTCTTGTAATCAATCTCTTTGATGCAGGTTCCCTGATGCCCATGATTCTCCAATGACACAGCATTGCACTCTTTTAAACAGGCAAATGCGTTCTGAATGGTCCCCCTGGATACCCCGAATTTATCCTGATACTCTGAGATCGGCAGAATCCGGTCTCCTGCATTCCGGGACATTAAATCCAACGCCAACAGATTTTTTACCAGACCTATTTTTTGATATAGGTTTCCTGCTTCTAAACAATTGTTTTTCATGAGTTCACTCGCTTTTACCAATTTACATTATTTTGTATATTCAAACAATATCATATGATATGTGCAATGTCAACAATATTATTTTTCATATTTTTATTTTATGTACAGAAAACACAAATCAACGAACAAAAAAGACGGGCATTTCCGTTGTATCATAGAAATGTCCGCCTTTATTCGATTCAATAATAATACATCTGCTACAAAAGGAGATTAATCCATTAACGGTTCGCCTTATTACATTCCATTTTTGCATCAACAAAATTGTGGATCAGCTTAACGGTTCCATCTATCCCTACGGAGCTTCGATTAATGCATAAATCGTAGCTCCTTACATCTCCCCATTTCTTATTGGAATAGTAATTATAATAGCTGGAACGCTTTTTGTCCGTTTTGACCATAATATCCTTGGCTTTGGTATCATCAACATGATAAAGTTCTTTTAAGGATTTAACCTTGTCTTCTTCATCGGCAGTAATGAACACGGAAACAAGGTTGGGATAATCCGTCAGAGCATAATCGGCGCATCTTCCAACGATTACACAGGATTCTTCATCCGCCAGCTGTTTGATGGTATCAAACTGTGCTAAAAAGATCTTATGATTAATTGGCATATCCATGTAACCAGAGGTCGTGAATCCCATGGAATATGTATCCATCACAAGGGAGTACAGAAAACTGTTGGTTGGCTTTTCATCATGGGTCTTAAATAATTCTTCACATAACCCACTGTTTTTTGCTGCAAGTGCCAAAAGCTCCTTGTCATAGCATTTAATGCCCAGTTCTTCTGCCAATTTCTGTCCGATGATTTTTCCAGAACTTCCACATTGTCTTCCAATTGCAATTACTAAATTTCCACTCATATAGACAGCTCCTTCCGGTATCTTATAGTTATATTATACCTTAAAATTTCTGAAAAATCTAGATTTATATTTCAATTTAACTGTTTTCTAAGAAGGTGTCTTATGGTTAGCCTGTTAAGTTAACCGCAGTTTTCTCAATAGTTCTTCAAAATAGTCGGGAAGAGGCGCTGTAAATTCCATATATTCACCGGTTCTGGGATGGATGATTCCCAATACACCGGCATGAAGCGTCTGTCCGGTAAGACGGAATGGGCACTTTGCGGGACCATAGACAGAATCTCCTAAAAGAGGATGGCCTATGCTTGCCATATGGACGCGGATCTGATGGGTTCGGCCCGTTTCAAGCTGGCATTCAATATAGGTAAACTGCCGAAACCGCTCAAGGACCCGGTAATGGGTTACCGCTTCTCTTCCATTTTTCTCATTGATGCTCATTTTTTTCCGGTCTATGGGATGACGGCCAATGGGGGCGTTGATCGTCCCCTCGTCATCCTTTAGGACTCCGTGTACGATTGCAGCA
This genomic stretch from Lacrimispora sphenoides harbors:
- a CDS encoding amidase family protein; this translates as MERLETYAKKTFLALKNPYCTVNQVNPCVIDLVAPTQKKHGFAWYTGIKDTPVIPGKLKERLNENGFLFHTADKMALGGRAVDLQLINPITGKWMTGSSSGTALNVFYGINDAGIGTDGGGSVLAPAAALNLYGFISPLIEQDHMRQHSKASTDGIIFSPSIGAITRDLKTLEQVLDPLLGISLTEDSDDKNTDWEWKEVPNDGQPDIYGGRKPLIQYLNGIIRPGTILISREGPVDVNDMGDSIYGHFDKETEKCQALSGKGLMRVVNMCGKSALTVPSSELGRCIVLICESKKEDIEAMFRKARLLVCKRSQLIERYFMNLDMYF
- a CDS encoding DUF2620 domain-containing protein — protein: MKIVVGGQIDKEEIARLVSLQMNGRAEIEIKGDLDAALGVKNGKYDYYVGACNTGGGGALAMAMAMLGSGLCSTISMPGMIKSGDFIREEVQKGKKAFGFTAQHKEEVLPVLLQAIIEKEEVS
- the yhfZ gene encoding GntR family transcriptional regulator YhfZ, with product MKNNCLEAGNLYQKIGLVKNLLALDLMSRNAGDRILPISEYQDKFGVSRGTIQNAFACLKECNAVSLENHGHQGTCIKEIDYKKLQENCMRKDILGIMPLPYSVTYEGFATAMYTQFAPLNFNMAYARGAVGRIDLVESGTYQFAICSQYAAEQSIREGKQIEAAINFGPGSFLSRHVLLLGDSKYESIQDGMRVAYDSSSIDQSCITKNIIHGKKVTLVPIRTQQTVGALMDGIIDAGVWNYDDILEHKYKSLNVVFLDESDYNNLFSTAVMVIRKEDEYLKALLEKYVSVPKVVEIIREVREKKREPYF
- a CDS encoding aminotransferase class V-fold PLP-dependent enzyme; translation: MQTYPLSSISVEEAARLQFKVIDCITKSFSGREILNRGDLGVVPGLNKPLTTQKTERVIADLFDGEACILVRGAGSGAIRMGLHSILKPAEKILVHKAPVYSTTATSLEMLYIPTVEADYNDPDDIRRVIKENNDIKGALIQYTRQKPDDSYDIAQVIETIKECIDIPILTDDNYAAMKVSRIGIQCGADLSCFSSFKLLGPEGVGIIVGKACYIEKLVKESYSGGMQVQGHEALDVLHGLVYAPVALAIQAQVNEACVKRLNAGEIPQVKQAFLANAQSKVLLVEFYENIAEKVLREAEKLGAAPNPVGAESKYELVPMFYRVSGTFRSADSTLESRMIRINPMRSGADTIMHIIKEAVERVI
- a CDS encoding YhfT family protein, whose amino-acid sequence is MKYIVIALIGALASVLSNQGIAVFNDGFRPIVGQYFNGEINRKELAAMSFAISFGLVIGFGIPTSIAASIILIHCLLLTTDIIGSFCNNSRNGMILSAAIGAAYGLAILAGLEFVVKLFSYMPYNFTSDLGSVSGYITVAFAIFPAVGIAYQHGFKKGLTAAIVTLLVYFLVKKFGTFPIGAGKVSLNAEGMAMLAGMIMMIVYAAQQKGTEHTNEGLTKGFEGNILRIRKNWLLLAVMGGLIASGTSLAIIAGDPASLALLANQEYSNAGLTALARAIGFIPLVFTTAIVTGVYGAAGCTFVFVVGLFLHGNPLFAFVLGFAVMVAEIFLINIFAKYMDKFPGVKDMGEYVRTSMNKVLEISLLAGGIVAAEKMAVSSSGYTGIGALFVIGAFLLNKKAKKPIVDLAVGPVACIVFGVLLNLLLIIGLIAVPVAK
- a CDS encoding cytidylate kinase-like family protein, with protein sequence MSGNLVIAIGRQCGSSGKIIGQKLAEELGIKCYDKELLALAAKNSGLCEELFKTHDEKPTNSFLYSLVMDTYSMGFTTSGYMDMPINHKIFLAQFDTIKQLADEESCVIVGRCADYALTDYPNLVSVFITADEEDKVKSLKELYHVDDTKAKDIMVKTDKKRSSYYNYYSNKKWGDVRSYDLCINRSSVGIDGTVKLIHNFVDAKMECNKANR
- a CDS encoding phosphotriesterase family protein, encoding MEKGYTLMHEHITIDLSGVKKDQDCRLDCFEESKSELRCLYQLGVRRILDVTNMGMGRNPEYVSRMEKATGIRILQSTGFYKEPFLPDFVYSMSETELAKLAEKELTEGIGDSGIKARVIGEFGTSKSTMTDMEKKVFHSMALAAVRTGSVVTTHTTLGTMALEQAIYLKNAGIRPEKIIIGHLDLSQDTDYILSVLKEGVNIGFDTVGKNNYCPDRFRAETLKRIAREGYLGQVVLSMDITRKSHLKAWGGLGYAYLFETFLPMLRDYGLSEEQIDMLLINNPDRILK
- a CDS encoding PRD domain-containing protein, whose protein sequence is MDLRDMLNQRLDILEDNHVICKKVADYSRKAVERILEEKPDTEEDKAAMFITHLAMAGQRVLDGVVEHPLDNTLLDGIKKEPVYQRAEVLKEELLKETDIQFPEAERNFLTVHLCNLLS